Below is a window of Conger conger chromosome 16, fConCon1.1, whole genome shotgun sequence DNA.
GCAGGATAAGGAATCGCATGCTCCCCTCCTGGGCCTTAAATGCCTGTCCATAACTGGTAGAGAAGTCTATTTTGCCCTGAGGGGGAACATTTTCAGGTTTGTACCGCTGGGGAGGTGGAACTAGCCACTCTTTCTGGTGCATCTTGGAAGAGCTGACACCGAAGGGGCCGACGCTGACCCTCAGGTTGTCGGGGGGCCTGGCGGAGGCGGTTAGGTCCCCCTGCAGGCCCTTGAAGTCCTGGGCATAGGAGGTGCGCAGGTCCATCTTCTGCGTGGGGCGGGAGGCGGTGTCTCGACGCCGGTAGGACGGCGGCACCTGCCAGGCCCTGTACTGGTCCTGGTACTCAGTGATGGCCACAAAGGGGCAGGTGCTGACCTTCAGGTGGTCGGGGGGTCGGGCGGACATAGCCGGCCGGCCCCACAGGCTCCTGTAGTCCTGCTGGTGAATGGAGTCAGAATCGGAGTTCTCCGGCTTGGATGCGTCCCTCCGCTTGGATGCAAACTTGGAAAAGCGCCGGTAGTTAAACGCATCCTCATTCCGACGGAACTCCCTGATCTCGGGTTCAGGCTGGGGCTGGGCGGTGGACTGTGAGCGAATAGAGGAAGGGCCCGGTTGGGGTCGGCCAGGCTGGGAGGTTGCGGTTGCATTCAGAGTCACGGTCGCAGTTGAACTGGAACCGGTGCAGCTTGGCCAAAAGCTGTTCACACCACTGAAGCGGTCCGGTTTTCCATTAACCCAGCGACGGTACTCTTCAGCAGCAAGAGACAGAACATGAATCATTGTGTCAatcatattattaatatgtacatattcatttattattattatatattattatatatcttATTCTAGAAATTAAGATGATTGAGAAACAGCACACTTTACTTTACATGATTGCCAAAGCTAACCTGAGTACACAGACTGAATGTCCATCACTCCTCACTTTATTTCATTCTTCTCCGTCTTCTCACTTTCCCTGGAgtaaaacattcaaaatgaatCAACCCAGCAAGCACAAAATGATGTCTGAATATAACTGAAATAGTCTGGCATTGTTATAAGATTGCAACaatattgtgagaatgttttgtgttagcaAGGAATCAAGCAAGCAAGCTTGAAACATTTTCCAACAAAAATGAAACCTGAGGCCTTAAAGTTGAACAGGCAGAACTCCTGGGAaagataaacacatttctatACTTAAGGGTCGATTGTGACAGCTCAGATGGTAAAGAAAACTACAGAATCTTTAAGTACGACACATGCACATTTATTATGAAAACTCCAGTAGATAATGGAAACTACAAGACATGTATTTCTCACAAAAATGCAGTAGATGTATAGGCTTGAACAGAACTACATTACGTACAGTGACGCTGCCTCCGTTGCATGTCAAACATTCTCCTGCCACGCTTAGCAAACGATTGGATGCAACGCTAATCAATTATGATTAAATACTTTCAGTAAGGAGACCTACCTAGTGATAAGTGCTGGGAGCCCCTGTTTTTCCGTTTATTTGAATAGTTCCTCCGTGCGTTTCCATGAATGAAAGGATACGCTCATTTTAAGTGCTTTCGGAGCAAATGGATTGTGACGCCACATGAGCCTTCAATGACGTAACTCCAATTAAATGCTGTTGTGTCCTAGGTGGGCATATTCCAAATATATAAATCACGACAGATTACAGAAAGAAAGCTGCAtataaatgttttggaaaagcAATTATCTTTCGGCTAAACGCATCTAATGTACCACAATAGTATCCCAATAGATACGTCACAAGTATTTCGGTAAATAGGGAAGGGTGTGCGTAATAAGTTGGGCCTATTTCTCTTGGGTGATCTCCTAGTcctcaaaataaaattatatttacttGCCTTACTTGATTGGTCACGTCTTTCTCTGGTTGTGTGGCAGGTGTACTTTCAAAACCTGCCATTTGTGTCCCCAAACGAAACTTGTATAACTGTTTTTCTTGGTGTGGCCTTTTCTCACTTTGACCACCTGCACCTGCGGCCCCGTTCAACCATTGCCTAACGTGACGACTAAGGTGACGACTGTCACCTCAAACAGTACCAAGGACAGCTGAAAATACTGGATTATTTTACACTACAATATAATTTGGTTTGAATAAAAAACGAATGAATACACCTATGAATTATACATCTGACAATTACCGATCCCCATATAACATTCCAGCATtttagttatttagttatttaaatACCATTATTCCCATTAGTATACTTTCTTCAAAACATGTCACTACTGTTCAGTGTAGACAAACTAGATCTGTAGCTGATCGTGATTTGTGTGCTGTTTAATTCGTTTATGGCAATTGCACTTGTTGCAattgtttgtttgcatttgtttgtgatAAATTTGTAGCTGAACGATTGAATGTGTTCTCGTGTACAGTTAACACCACAGACCGAACCAGCAGTTATGACAGAGCGGGTTGGGTTCATCCAAAAGTTATTGGTAAGGACTCAATGAACGTCTCCATTCTGAACTTAAAATGACGGCACGTAGTGAACTGAAGTATGCTCCAAATTAACGAATCTTATGAATGAACGGGACTGTTCCCCAAATGAACGATAGCTATTTCCCATTTAccatcagaaatgttttttgttttttttaactccaCAATCACACTTGAACTTGACTGTTCTACGTCTTTAATTGAAACATCTCGCGAGAAAAGGCTAGCGCAGGTTCAATTAGTGCAAGGTGAGTGGCACATCCGACTGCGCTCGAGAAAGCAGCCCAcctgagttttttttctttggaatTGTTATCgcgtttaattattatttagaaGCTTTTTGCTGGTCATTTGTTAAATATTGTTCGTGAAAATTGGACTACAAGATACCCGGCTAGTTTGCAATAAATTATCTAGACTTTATTCGGTTTAGGCTACTTAATTTGGTTAAGAGAAGTTTTGGCTTCCAAACAAATCTTTGCTTTAGGTCTACCATGGCGTCACTGGAATTTGAAACCAATAAGGTATGTGCAAATCGATTCTACTTTaaagcttttttccccccaaagcaATGTACCCGTTTCGTCACGTATGATGTGTTGAGATTAAATGACAAATGGTCTTTACACGAATTGCTGTTTGAAAATCCAATGCgaacggggaaaaaaaaggtcatTTGAATTTGTTGCCGCCTTgcttttttctcagaatgtggTTACCAGACTGGCAAATCTCCCCTTGGTCGGCTCCACGTGCGACCTGTTATCTCTTGCGTACTGCAGCACCAAAGAAAATCACCCTTACCTGAGGTCCGTGTGTGAGGTGGCAGAGGCAGGCATGAAGACTCTGACATCGGTGGCCCTGACTCAGGCCAGCCCCATTTTCGACAAGCTAAAGCCCCAAAGTAAGGCTGGCGCAGTCCTTGTTTTCTGCATAACTGGTACCGTCTGAAAATACCTCTCTTGGATggaattttttgtttgttttgttttgtgtacagTCGTTAACGCATATTGTGTTAACTTATAACAATTTAGAATTGACTTTTcagaaaacttgaaaaaatggcTTGACTTGAATCTGCACCATACAATAGTTTGCTTACTTTGGATTCTTTAAGGTTATACATGGATGACTATTAGTGTTGCTATGCATTTGACACTGCATTTTAAGTGCTGCTGTGGTTACCATAGTAGTAGCAGTTCATCATACCTTATTATACAGTTAACTCTCCACTTAATCATCCCCATTGCCAAGGCAACTGCTACATCTGGCCCCATAACTTTGAGCCCATAAGCTCTGAGATGTTAAAAGGTGGTACAGTACTAATAACTATAATCATTTTAGAGAAGGAATATTATCATATTATACACAATTTGTTCGCCTTTCTGGAGATGGAGTGGTAATTTGAATTGCCTTCCACAGTTGCTGCTGCTAATGACCTTGCCTGTAAAGGACTGGATAAGATTGAGCAGACCTGGCCCATCGTGCAACAGCCTTCAGATCAGGTATAAGAGGGCATTCCTACTGTCATTGGCATcactaaaatttccctcgggatgaataaagtatctatctatctatctatctatcattaTGTAAAACCTACATTCCAGATTCTGTGATACAGGATgaacatatatatttaaaaaatatgccaGTGTCCCAAAATTCTTGTagcttttcagaaaataaactcTTCAGTCCTACCGTTTGGCAGGGTGACTTGTAAATGAAAGGGCTGCAAACCAGTAAAAAGATGTGCTGGGCAATAGTGCCAAAATGTGCTGTGGCTAGATGCACTGCTGTGGGCAAGTGCAATCTGTCAAGATTTTGTTATCCCAGAAGATGGTGAAATGCTTGAATGACAAGGATGACTGTGAAACCTCATGTGGTGCAGATAACTGCTTAACTGGTAATAAGAGTATTTGGCCAGTAGATGACACTGTGATCACACCACAAGGCATTCtgtaaaaaaaccaaaatggtGTTCCCAGTCAGTGGAGGCTATTAGCACTTCACTGTTGGGATGTTTGCCCTTTTCACACCATGCCTGTTCTCCATATGGTAGACTCATGAACAGAGATGTTAACCAGTTCCAATGATTCCTTCTTGATGCAAGCCTGCAATTCTTGATTGTAGATCTCctgatcttttttttaattttttttttttttgaggcatGGTTCATATCAACAGTTTCCTGTGAATAGCAAAGTCACAATGTGTGattgtttatttcaaaatagTTCAAGCCCACACCTCCAGTCTCGTTTAATTGATTGGATTCCAAGAACTCCTGACTTCAATGAGCTTTTGTTGCTGTCATTAGGCTAGGGTTTCTCCTACTTTTTCCTAACCAACAATGTGaatgtttaaattatttattaaatataataatttattagaTAAAATATTTGAAGATTAGACCATATTTTAGGACaaattcacacatgcatacaatgCAGGTAATGTAAGGGTTCCCTCTTTGTTGCCACTGTAGGTTGTCACCAACGCCTTGGGTATAGTTATGGGAGCCAAGGAGGTGGTTGCCATAACGACAAATGGTGCCAGGGAGGCGCTGTTGTTCACGCTGGCGGGAGTTGTGGAGCGGACCCGCGGGGCGGTGCTGGGCAGGGTGGAGATGACCAGGGCAGCTATCAGTGGGGGTGTCCACACCGTGATGGGCTGCCGTGTGGTCCGATTGGTCAGCACTGGGGTGGACTCCGCCCTGAGTACATCAGAGACACTGGTGGACCAGTACTTGCCCCTGACCGACGACGAGCTCGGTGAGCCCCCAATACAAGTCAATGGCCATGTCCACCATCCTGTCCAAAACTGTGTATGGGGACGTGGGACACATCTGCTGACTTAGCTTGTGTACCAGAGATGCTCTCTTGGGTGGGTGTCATTGATAACAGACATTAGAGGTTAATGTACTactactgtaaaaataaatgtgaaaaacatttgaattaaaTCGACCCAGAATGATAAGTAGTAGTTTGTTTAACACACCCAAAGTGATTCCTAGCCCGGCATTAGTCTTTGGTTTGGAATGGACAATCTGGTAATAGACGTGGTGCAAATATACATGgttataagtaaaaaaataaaatggcaaaatagtTTTTCTACAACTTTATTTCACTTCATCTGCCTTGACAAAGCCATTAAAGTAACTGCCTAtcagaacacaaaaacaaccctGTCCTTCATTGTTGGTCCTGTCCTGAGTTGAAAGACCATTAAACTGTACTGTAAGATTCCTGTCTGTGTTGCTTGGAAAGTGAATATTACGCCATCAGTGAACTCATCTTTAATGTGTCAGAGCATTATGCAAATGCCTCCCTCAGAGAACCGCTGGAATGACACAATCCTTTCACTCCTTCAGAGAAGGACGCCAAAACTGTGGAGGGGTTCGAGATGGCCACCAAGCCCAGCTACTATGTGCGGCTGGGCTCCCTCTCCACCAAGCTGCGGAAGAGGGCCTACCGCCGGGCGCTGGCCAAGGTCCATGAAGCCAAGGCCAGGAGCCAGGAGTCCATCTCCCAGCTGCACCACACTGTGGACCTGGTATGTTTCACCAGAAGTGTTATGGGTTCATTCAGCGTGCGTGTGCTGATACAGGAGGTCGATAATCGAAAAACCTCTTTCCTAAAtgctgtctgaacacacaaaaaaaatttagTTCTTCAGTTTGATACCAGTTTTTGAAACTAATCAAGAACACACTGTTTATTACAAACCGTTacgagttaaaaaaaaatgaaaaggcatGACTATTAGGATTGTTCCCAACA
It encodes the following:
- the LOC133114698 gene encoding perilipin-2-like isoform X3, with amino-acid sequence MKTLTSVALTQASPIFDKLKPQIAAANDLACKGLDKIEQTWPIVQQPSDQVVTNALGIVMGAKEVVAITTNGAREALLFTLAGVVERTRGAVLGRVEMTRAAISGGVHTVMGCRVVRLVSTGVDSALSTSETLVDQYLPLTDDELEKDAKTVEGFEMATKPSYYVRLGSLSTKLRKRAYRRALAKVHEAKARSQESISQLHHTVDLIEHTRRNVGDLGPWKGDGHDGDVQRMESRTLAIARSLARSLQNTCLSLAPSLQGLPQNIQHQALSVALSASEIYNNFSGAFTFQDLSDSALASSRGQLARIKESLDGVMDYLVNNTPLNWLVGPFYPRAKPCPAPTPNHNPDHATETDPAPDSTPLKPLSNGQVKMWATEEEMSPLMM
- the LOC133114698 gene encoding perilipin-2-like isoform X1 yields the protein MASLEFETNKNVVTRLANLPLVGSTCDLLSLAYCSTKENHPYLRSVCEVAEAGMKTLTSVALTQASPIFDKLKPQIAAANDLACKGLDKIEQTWPIVQQPSDQVVTNALGIVMGAKEVVAITTNGAREALLFTLAGVVERTRGAVLGRVEMTRAAISGGVHTVMGCRVVRLVSTGVDSALSTSETLVDQYLPLTDDELEKDAKTVEGFEMATKPSYYVRLGSLSTKLRKRAYRRALAKVHEAKARSQESISQLHHTVDLIEHTRRNVGDLGPWKGDGHDGDVQRMESRTLAIARSLARSLQNTCLSLAPSLQGLPQNIQHQALSVALSASEIYNNFSGAFTFQDLSDSALASSRGQLARIKESLDGVMDYLVNNTPLNWLVGPFYPRAKPCPAPTPNHNPDHATETDPAPDSTPLKPLSNGQVKMWATEEEMSPLMM
- the LOC133114698 gene encoding perilipin-2-like isoform X2, translated to MASLEFETNKNVVTRLANLPLVGSTCDLLSLAYCSTKENHPYLRSVCEVAEAGMKTLTSVALTQASPIFDKLKPQIAAANDLACKGLDKIEQTWPIVQQPSDQVVTNALGIVMGAKEVVAITTNGAREALLFTLAGVVERTRGAVLGRVEMTRAAISGGVHTVMGCRVVRLVSTGVDSALSTSETLVDQYLPLTDDELEKDAKTVEGFEMATKPSYYVRLGSLSTKLRKRAYRRALAKVHEAKARSQESISQLHHTVDLIEHTRRNVGDLGPWKGDGHDGDVQRMESRTLAIARSLARSLQNTCLSLAPSLQGLPQNIQHQALSVALSASEIYNNFSGAFTFQDLSDSALASSRGQLARIKESLDGVMDYLVNNTPLNWLVPDFTFTDLAPEPDGAFQVEDVSFGFSFTQGPLYTACVPL
- the LOC133114699 gene encoding stabilizer of axonemal microtubules 1-like; this translates as MDIQSVYSEYRRWVNGKPDRFSGVNSFWPSCTGSSSTATVTLNATATSQPGRPQPGPSSIRSQSTAQPQPEPEIREFRRNEDAFNYRRFSKFASKRRDASKPENSDSDSIHQQDYRSLWGRPAMSARPPDHLKVSTCPFVAITEYQDQYRAWQVPPSYRRRDTASRPTQKMDLRTSYAQDFKGLQGDLTASARPPDNLRVSVGPFGVSSSKMHQKEWLVPPPQRYKPENVPPQGKIDFSTSYGQAFKAQEGSMRFLILPRDHIHLSQGVFPGKTTYTADFSPMRTRAL